Part of the Catalinimonas alkaloidigena genome is shown below.
GGCAGTATGCATGCATAACCCGCAGCCTCCAGGTGGGAAGAGTAGATTTTTTGTTCAAAAGTTCCGGTAGTACTCAATACACCAATCCGGCTGCCCTTTTTAAACTTGCCATGCAAATAGTTAATATTTTCATGAATCAGGTGTACCAGGGTAAGCTGGCTATTTGCTTTCTTTAGCTCCTCTTCCAGGCGGCTAAATATAGGTGCGGCATGTGCCGTATTGCAGGGAATACCAGCCACACATACTCCACTGGCTTCCATGTTCAGGCATATTTCTGCCAGGTTGATGCCGGGATTCTGAAACTCTTTACCTTCTAAAAAAGCAGTCCTGTCCACTATCCGATGGGGCAGAGAATACAAAAGTACTGGTAGATGTTCCTGGTCTTTATGCGCAGCAGTCTCTTCTGTAATTTTGCTAAGTAAATCCGCCCCGGCTGCCGGGCCCACGCCCCCTACTATTCCTATCATCTCAATGGTGTATTATATGTATGTTATCAAATTTTCTAGTCGTCACTACTCCGGGGTAAGCCTTCCAGTTCAAAAGTGTTGAGTTCATCCTGTAGCTCATCCCACTGCGCTTTTAGTTCTTCATAGCGCTGATAAGCATCACTTCCGGGGCGCTGGTCGGCCTGCTCCAGCATAGAGCGGAGATAGCTCAATTGGTCAATCAGCATGGGACGCATGTAAATGCCTTCTGCCGTAACCAACTGGTCCTGAATCTGGGCTAATTTCTGATCTTCCTTTTTGTATTTGTTACGCTTACCGCTCTCTTCCATCAGCTTGACCAGTTCTTCTCTTCTCTCTTCAATCTTTGCCGCAGCAACTTTGGTGCTGTCTTCCAACCCGATGATGTTCATAACCAGCTGAATCTGCGCATTAATATCTGCTTCGCTTACATTCTGATATTTCAGGCGAGGGTCAGCCAGCACTTCAAAGCTTTGCGTATAGGTTTCTCCATCTACTGTCAGACGAGCGCTATAGGTGCCGGGACTTACCATAGGCCCTCTCTGGTAGCTTCGCTTAGGATTCTGATCCCAGGGGCCGGGATACTGCATATTCCAGCGGAAACGGTGTGCGCCTGCCGAGCTTTTTAGCGCATCCGAAGTTTCTCCTTTGTAAAAGCCTGTAGCCATGTCTACCATCACTTCTTGTGTGCTGTTCTCAATATCACTGCTGCTGAAGGAGCGTACCAACTGCTGTCTGGCGTTGAGAATATCGAGCCTGACTTCCTCGGGGGCGTCATTTAGAAAGTAATCAATGATGACCGAAGGCTCAGGATAGTAAGGAATGTCATCTTCATCGGTATCTCTGTAGCGATAGCGGTAGGCATCTTCGGGTTGGTAAAGGTAAGCGCTGGCTGCTTCTTTTGCCTCTGCCAACTGGTGCAAAGGTGTAATATTATCCAGTATCCAGAAGGAGCGACCCATCGTAGAAAGCAGCAGGTCGTTACGGAAAACTTTGATATCAGTGACCGGCGTAACCGGCAGGTTTTGCTGAAATGCCTGCCAGCTACTGCCATCATCCAAAGAAATAAACAGGCCATACTCGGTACCTGCGTACAAGACGCCTTCTTTTACAGGATCTTCACGTACTACCCGTGTAGGATAATCTGCCGGAATTCCATTGGTGCCATCAGTCAGCAAGCTCCAGCTTACACCATAGTCTTCAGTTTTATAAATATAAGGCTGCCAGTCGCCTACTTGATAGAGTAGTACGGAGGCATAGGCTTTGCCCGGCTTGTGAGGGGAAGGCTCCACGCTATCTACCCGGCCACCATCCGGCAGGTCGGTAGGTGTCACATTTTCCCAGGTTTTTCCTCCATCTTTGGTGACATGGATAGGGCCGTCATTAGCACCCACCCAGATTACTCCTTCTTCCAAAGGAGATTCCCTGATAGAGTAAATGGTGCTGTAGTATTCTTCTCCGGTCACATCACGGGTGATCGGGCTGCCGGATACCATCTGTTTTGTAGGGTCGTTGGCAGTCAGGTCAGGGGATATTCTTTCCCAGGTCTTACCATCATCGGTGGTCTTATGTACGTACTGTGAACCGTGATAAACGACATCAGGGTTATGAGGCGATACATGGATAGGAGATACCCTTTGGAAACGGTAGGTCAGATTCTCCGGATTGTGCCCGTAGATGTAAGCCGCTCCCACATAATACTGCTGTTCCTGCCCGGTACGTTTGTCATAGACACCGAAACGTCCCTTGCAATTGGAGTAGACAATATTCGGATTACCGGGCTTAGGCACTGCCGGGCCGGTTTCACAGCCACCTACCGCCAGCCAGAATCCTGCTGCTCCGCCGGGTGCGTCATAGGGCGGCAGGCTTGGCACAGCTATCGTACTATTGTCCTGCTGACCGGCATATATCCAGTAGGGGTGCTGGTCATCCACTTCAATCTGATATAGCTCAGCGGTAGGCTGGTTACTTTGGGTAGACCAGCTTTTTCCTCCATTGGTGGTTACGTTTACCCCTCCATCATTGGCCTGGATAAAAAGGGAAGTGTCATTGGGGTTGATCCAGATGTCATGGTTGTCTCCGTGTGGAGTACGCATGGTTTTCCAGTTTTTCCCTCCGTCAGTAGATTTAAAAAAGCGGGTTGCCATGGCAAAGATTACATCGGCATCCAGCGGATTAGCGGCGATGTTACAATAGTAAAAAGGGCGGTCCAGCAGGCCATCGTGATTGCTGACAAACTCAAAAGTTTCGCCTCGGTCATCGGAACGGTAGAGTCCTCCACCTTCACCGGGAGTTTCCACTCCGGGAGTATCCACTCTGGGAGTATCCACTAAGGGGGCCTCTATTAAGGCATAAAGACGATCGGGATCAGCCGGAGAGACGGCCAGGTCAATTTTACCGATCAGTCCCTGGGGAAGTCCATTTTTCAGCCTGTTCCAGCTATCACCTCCATCCGTGGATTTGTAAATACCCCCTGATTCATTAGCCCCTCCACTGATGATGGTCCAGGGTTTACGCTCGGCCCGCCAAAGTCCGGCGTATATTGTTTCAGGATTATCGGGAGCAAATTCAAGGTCAACCGCACCTACTGTATCCGAATGGTAAAATACCTTTTCCCAGCTTTTGCCACCGTCATAGGTACGAAATATTCCTCTTTGTTCATTGGGCTGGAAAGGCTGACCGATGGCTGCAACAAACACGGTGTCGGGATGCTGAGGGTGGATTTCTACCGCCCCGATCAGGCCGGCATCGTCCAGCCCGATATGCTGCCAGCTTTTACCGGCATCGCTTGATTTGTACATGCCTTTCCCCGCTATGATATTGGAGCGAAGTCCGTCTGAGCCTGTACCCACATAAATAATATTGGGATCATCCTGAAACACGCTGATGGCGCCGATAGAGGGGGAGGCAAAATAGCCATCAGAAAGGTTTTCATAGCTTATTCCGTAGTCTTCGGTTTTCCATACTCCCCCGCCGGTGCTGCCCATATAAAAAGTACCGGGTTTTGAAGCTACTCCAGCCACAGCAGTTACCCTCCCTCCGCGGGTAGGCCCAACATTTCTGAACTTTAGTGATTCCAGATAGACTTCATCAGAAGAAGAAATTTGCTGTGCCTGCATGGAGGTTGGATAAATCAGAAATAAGCATGCTACAGAGAGCATACTGTATAGTAAAGATTTCATAAGGTTAAGTTTAAAATAGGTGTCAGTAGAAACAATCTATATGAGGTTAAAAAACACTTATTGTGTAACATAAAGTGTAAATAAGCTGCTAATATAATTATGAATTATGAACTAAGATTGATTTTGACAATAAAATAACGCAAATATATATTGTAATAATATTTTATTCTTCATATGGTTATTTTTGCAGTTTATAATTTCAGATTATCCTGAAATTTTCAACGTTTTACTTCTTTTTATTCAGATAATCATGTTGATAAACAGATAATATCATATTTTCATGCAACACACTGAAAGACTAGAATTTAGCAAGCTGATAAAGCGATACCTGAGGAAATAAGCAATTAAATAATATATCTTTTTGAACACACAAAACTATCTGTTATGAGGAAATTTTTCATCTTATGCAGTCTTCTTGCTTTGAGCTTTATGGGGATGGCTCAAAAGAATACTGATAAGCAAATGATGCTGGATTATATAGATGAGCATAAAAGTACGTACGGCGACATGGCCCAAAAGATTTGGGAGTATGCGGAAGTTGGCTATCAGGAAGAAAAAAGTGTAGCCTTATTGCAGCAGCATTTGCAGGAAGAAGGCTTTGAGGTCACTGCCGGCGTGGCTGACATCCCTACGGCTTTCACGGCCAGCTACGGCAGCGGAGCGCCGGTTATCGCTATTTTGGGAGAATACGATGCGCTGCCGGGTTTGTCACAGGCGGCTGTTCCCCAGCGAGAGGTAATGGT
Proteins encoded:
- a CDS encoding aspartate/glutamate racemase family protein, whose product is MIGIVGGVGPAAGADLLSKITEETAAHKDQEHLPVLLYSLPHRIVDRTAFLEGKEFQNPGINLAEICLNMEASGVCVAGIPCNTAHAAPIFSRLEEELKKANSQLTLVHLIHENINYLHGKFKKGSRIGVLSTTGTFEQKIYSSHLEAAGYACILPDADMQKELVHTAIYHPSYGIKSVGRRITDLSKAQLYHVMDLMKKQGAEAIILGCTEIPLAITENEYKGMLLIDATRVLARAMIRHYDAQKLKEDEMLEAFQS
- a CDS encoding WD40/YVTN/BNR-like repeat-containing protein, which codes for MKSLLYSMLSVACLFLIYPTSMQAQQISSSDEVYLESLKFRNVGPTRGGRVTAVAGVASKPGTFYMGSTGGGVWKTEDYGISYENLSDGYFASPSIGAISVFQDDPNIIYVGTGSDGLRSNIIAGKGMYKSSDAGKSWQHIGLDDAGLIGAVEIHPQHPDTVFVAAIGQPFQPNEQRGIFRTYDGGKSWEKVFYHSDTVGAVDLEFAPDNPETIYAGLWRAERKPWTIISGGANESGGIYKSTDGGDSWNRLKNGLPQGLIGKIDLAVSPADPDRLYALIEAPLVDTPRVDTPGVETPGEGGGLYRSDDRGETFEFVSNHDGLLDRPFYYCNIAANPLDADVIFAMATRFFKSTDGGKNWKTMRTPHGDNHDIWINPNDTSLFIQANDGGVNVTTNGGKSWSTQSNQPTAELYQIEVDDQHPYWIYAGQQDNSTIAVPSLPPYDAPGGAAGFWLAVGGCETGPAVPKPGNPNIVYSNCKGRFGVYDKRTGQEQQYYVGAAYIYGHNPENLTYRFQRVSPIHVSPHNPDVVYHGSQYVHKTTDDGKTWERISPDLTANDPTKQMVSGSPITRDVTGEEYYSTIYSIRESPLEEGVIWVGANDGPIHVTKDGGKTWENVTPTDLPDGGRVDSVEPSPHKPGKAYASVLLYQVGDWQPYIYKTEDYGVSWSLLTDGTNGIPADYPTRVVREDPVKEGVLYAGTEYGLFISLDDGSSWQAFQQNLPVTPVTDIKVFRNDLLLSTMGRSFWILDNITPLHQLAEAKEAASAYLYQPEDAYRYRYRDTDEDDIPYYPEPSVIIDYFLNDAPEEVRLDILNARQQLVRSFSSSDIENSTQEVMVDMATGFYKGETSDALKSSAGAHRFRWNMQYPGPWDQNPKRSYQRGPMVSPGTYSARLTVDGETYTQSFEVLADPRLKYQNVSEADINAQIQLVMNIIGLEDSTKVAAAKIEERREELVKLMEESGKRNKYKKEDQKLAQIQDQLVTAEGIYMRPMLIDQLSYLRSMLEQADQRPGSDAYQRYEELKAQWDELQDELNTFELEGLPRSSDD